A window of Rhododendron vialii isolate Sample 1 chromosome 13a, ASM3025357v1 contains these coding sequences:
- the LOC131313806 gene encoding xyloglucan endotransglucosylase/hydrolase protein 3-like: MALISHQIDSEGGHDELDFEFLDTNGTLQTNVFAGDKGGREELVDLGFDPSKDFHTYLILWTSQKVEFQVDGRPVRVFSNKGRKDFFSKPMMVEASIWNGTWAGEVDWTKAPFIGQYQSFSIDGHKTNNSTLPCDSLP; this comes from the exons TTGATATCGCATCAGATTGATAGCGAAGGCGGGCATGACGAGCTTGACTTTGAGTTTTTGGATACCAATGGAACGTTGCAGACAAATGTGTTCGCCGGTGACAAAGGGGGCAGAGAGGAATTGGTGGATCTCGGCTTTGATCCTTCAAAGGATTTCCACACTTACCTTATTCTCTGGACATCACAAAAAGTGGA gTTTCAGGTGGACGGCCGCCCGGTTAGAGTATTCTCGAACAAGGGAAGAAAAGACTTCTTTTCGAAGCCCATGATGGTAGAGGCAAGCATATGGAATGGAACTTGGGCTGGAGAAGTGGATTGGACCAAAGCTCCTTTCATAGGCCAATACCAAAGTTTCTCCATTGATGGCCACAAAACTAACAACAGTACTCTTCCATGTGATTCCTTACCCTGA
- the LOC131314894 gene encoding xyloglucan endotransglucosylase/hydrolase protein 2-like, with translation MGTTISQSSFFGVILFLLFGVLGEVVILAGGASSDSSFDVNYYVTWGSSNVLSLNDGGEIQLSMDKSSGSGFASKQSYGSGFFHMRIKLPDKDSAGVVTAYYLTSHTDKHDELDFEFLGNREGRPYTLQTNVFSNGEGNREQRIHLWFDPTADFHDYKVLWNQHLIVFYVDDIPFRVFKNNANIGVSYPTQPMQVEASLWDGDSWATDGGQTKTNWSQAPFKAHFQGFNIDGCPSSSTTTQGQCYSSNFWWNQEKYWKLDSNQQKAYENVRNNYMTYDYCSDRPRYPKPPAECLDQ, from the exons ATGGGTACTACTATATCTCAGTCCAGTTTCTTTGGTGTAATATTATTTCTCTTATTTGGGGTGCTTGGGGAAGTAGTAATATTGGCTGGTGGAGCTAGTAGCGATTCGAGCTTTGATGTGAATTACTATGTCACATGGGGAAGTAGTAATGTTTTGTCTCTAAATGATGGAGGAGAAATTCAGCTTTCGATGGATAAATCGTCCg GGTCTGGATTTGCCTCCAAACAAAGCTATGGATCTGGCTTCTTTCATATGAGAATAAAGCTACCTGACAAGGACTCTGCTGGAGTTGTTACAGCTTACTAC CTAACTTCGCACACAGATAAGCATGATGAGCTAGATTTCGAGTTCTTGGGGAATAGAGAAGGGAGACCTTACACTTTACAAACAAATGTGTTCTCAAATGGAGAAGGGAATAGAGAGCAAAGGATCCATCTCTGGTTTGATCCCACGGCAGATTTCCATGATTATAAGGTCCTGTGGAACCAACACCTTATTGT GTTTTATGTGGACGACATCCCATTCAGAGTGTTCAAGAACAACGCAAATATTGGGGTTAGCTACCCAACGCAGCCAATGCAAGTAGAGGCAAGCCTGTGGGATGGGGACAGTTGGGCCACAGATGGTGGCCAAACCAAGACAAATTGGTCTCAGGCACCATTCAAAGCCCACTTCCAAGGTTTCAATATTGATGGTTGCCCAAGTAGCAGTACTACTACTCAAGGCCAATGTTACTCCTCCAATTTTTGGTGGAACCAAGAGAAGTACTGGAAGTTGGATTCCAATCAGCAAAAAGCCTATGAAAATGTGAGGAACAATTATATGACTTATGATTATTGTTCTGATAGGCCTAGGTACCCTAAACCTCCCGCAGAGTGCCTTGATCAGTGA
- the LOC131314890 gene encoding uncharacterized protein LOC131314890, whose translation MAFPRSAILFLFLLFFLSQSIGKEEEQEEEEFSEELLLKPLPDRKVLAHFHFQSKVPPTETHGPHHRLFPKAIYQLVHKFHIQEMELSFTQGRWNYERWGGNDPISSNNAKPPGVELWAVFDVPQDQVDASWKNLTHTLSGLFCSSINFLESSTTYSAPDWGFHQFAGNLRYGTLPREAVCTENLTPWLKLLPCRDKAGLSVLMDRPSIYRGYYHSQRLHLTSTEFDSMGLNMGIVLEQTLTVVLQPNDPGNSMMYSSDSTLPQSWSLSSLFGRKVGGKCVLAKSSNVYVQLEGDLVSELNSRKKENERDDNDNLDFEGSWSNFGFELSVSPDSVINEINSVHKGGPSVMYKFLVENYSDSKPFDLGLMWKIPVAWSCPQAPLHANRFLMGSGNERGTIAISLKPTKQSEGFQTPDINNRNKCSFHVNVFQVVPWYVKVYYHTLQIFVDGKPQSVPDVVTKMRVSPSEDKVSPGVMELALKLPCGIMSAALTLDFDKGFLHIDEYPPDANQGFDIPSAVVSFPDFRASVNFLEDASSNKSPLLVKMQERSPVLSYTEVLLVPLTTPDFSMPYNVITITCTVFALYFGSLLNVLRRRMGEEERLLKSKAAKKNEQFPVLLSKLFAKLRGRPWEPPQSSTSTSSSSSSSSLLSSKLLIKVVLVAAVAAGWQYYSR comes from the exons ATGGCTTTTCCACGTTCCGCGATCCTTTTTCTGttccttctcttctttctttcccaGTCAATAGGTAAAGAAGAggagcaagaagaagaagaattctCAGAGGAATTGCTGTTGAAGCCATTGCCCGATCGGAAAGTCCTGGCCCATTTCCACTTCCAGAGCAAAGTTCCACCCACTGAAACCCATGGCCCGCACCACCGTCTCTTCCCCAAAGCCATTTACCAGCTG GTACACAAATTTCATATTCAGGAAATGGAGTTGTCTTTTACACAAGGCCGCTGGAATTATGAACGCTGGGGTGGCAATGACCCCATATCAAGTAATAATGCCAAGCCCCCCGGAGTTGAACTGTGGGCTGTCTTTGATGTACCCCAAGATCAGGTTGATGCTTCATGGAAAAATCTTACCCACACTCTCTCAGGCctcttttgttcttcaatcaACTTCCTAGAGTCTTCTACTACATATTCTGCTCCTGATTGGGGCTTTCACCAATTTGCAGGCAATTTGAGGTATGGAACCTTGCCTCGTGAGGCTGTTTGCACTGAGAACCTGACTCCATGGTTGAAGTTACTCCCTTGCCGAGATAAAGCAGGGCTTTCAGTATTAATGGATAGACCCTCTATATATAGAGGATATTATCATTCTCAGCGTCTGCATTTGACCTCTACTGAATTTGATTCAATGGGTTTGAACATGGGTATAGTGCTTGAACAGACACTCACAGTTGTTCTTCAACCTAATGATCCAGGAAATAGTATGATGTATTCCAGTGACTCAACATTACCACAAAGTTGGTCTCTTAGCTCACTTTTTGGGAGGAAAGTTGGTGGAAAATGTGTTCTTGCCAAGTCTAGTAACGTATACGTTCAACTTGAAGGGGACTTAGTCTCTGAACTGAATAGTcgaaagaaggaaaatgagagggatGACAATGACAATCTTGATTTTGAAGGTTCCTGGAGTAACTTTGGCTTTGAGTTATCTGTTTCCCCAGATAGCGTGATTAATGAGATTAATAGTGTTCATAAAGGGGGGCCATCTGTTATGTACAAATTTTTAGTGGAGAATTACAGTGATTCTAAGCCATTTGATTTGGGGCTTATGTGGAAGATCCCGGTAGCTTGGTCATGTCCTCAGGCACCGTTACATGCTAATAGGTTCTTGATGGGAAGTGGGAATGAAAGGGGCACCATTGCTATCTCTTTAAAACCTACCAAACAGAGTGAGGGTTTCCAGACCCCTGATATCAACAACAGGAACAAGTGTAGCTTTCATGTTAATGTTTTCCAAGTTGTGCCGTGGTATGTTAAGGTATATTATCATACGCTGCAAATATTCGTTGATGGTAAACCTCAATCTGTACCAGATGTAGTGACGAAGATGCGTGTTTCACCTTCTGAAGACAAGGTGTCACCTGGGGTAATGGAATTGGCCCTCAAATTACCATGTGGTATCATGTCAGCTGCATTAACCTTAGACTTTGATAAG GGTTTTTTGCACATTGATGAATATCCTCCAGATGCGAACCAGGGATTCGACATCCCATCGGCTGTTGTAAGCTTTCCTGACTTCCGAGCAAGTGTGAATTTTCTTGAAGATGCCTCTTCTAACAAATCACCCCTACTGGTTAAAATGCAG GAGAGAAGTCCTGTCTTGTCATATACAGAAGTACTGCTTGTCCCTTTAACGACTCCTGATTTTAGCATGCCTTACAATGTCATCACTATTACATGCACTGTGTTTGCTTTATACTTCGGATCACTGCTCAATGTACTACGGAGGCGTATGGGCGAGGAAGAGAGACTTTTAAAAAGCAAAG CTGCCaagaaaaatgaacagtttCCCGTGCTTCTATCCAAGTTGTTTGCCAAATTGAGAGGAAGACCATGGGAACCGCCACAATCATCAACATCCacgtcatcatcttcttcttcgtcatCCTTGCTAAGTTCAAAGCtattaattaaagttgttttaGTGGCTGCGGTGGCGGCTGGTTGGCAGTATTATTCTAGATGA
- the LOC131314893 gene encoding acyltransferase GLAUCE-like: MENLKLVKKTVVHPEKPTRRRRIFLSNIDLGLIAYQESVSFFDPPQINFVEACEKLNRALERLFVHYDFFAGRLVPSLGDGQRLEIECNGAGVVVVAAETETKLSQLGDLMAPKPDFKQFTGFLNEANEEEMEIKDMPLLFIQLTQLGCGGVAFASRYNHCVLDGVAVREFQANMAALTLGKDMMLIPNPDRTMFRARNPPLINHPHHEYSKPIQCKSNATFVQPSIYDRTHLIHLPPHRIANIKKATMRDGKKLNCTTFQAVAAKIWKARSVASGMEDERISTMLFPVDCRKRVVPQAPIGFSGNALIPGFARVSVKELKEEEDYVLVEKVKEGLERLDDEYVRSSIDWLEVNKGVPCREDSFSLVAWWRLGLEEDEFVWGKSKCNTPVSLKPGLVYLLPGLTDEGGLNICLELPNDQIREFHRLMMEG, translated from the exons ATGGAGAATTTAAAGTTAGTCAAGAAAACTGTCGTACACCCCGAGAAACCCACCAGACGCAGGCGAATCTTCTTATCAAACATTGATCTTGGCCTCATTGCCTACCAAGAATCAGTGTCTTTCTTTGATCCTCCACAAATCAATTTCGTCGAAGCTTGTGAAAAGTTGAACAGAGCCCTTGAGCGTTTGTTTGTACACTATGATTTCTTTGCTGGGCGCCTAGTGCCATCTCTAGGAGATGGCCAGCGACTGGAGATCGAATGCAATGGCGCGGGTGTGGTGGTTGTTGCAGCTGAAACTGAGACCAAGTTGAGCCAACTTGGAGATCTTATGGCACCAAAGCCAGATTTTAAACAATTTACTGGGTTCTTAAATGAAGCGAATGAAGAAGAAATGGAAATAAAAGACATGCCTCTTTTGTTCATCCAG TTGACTCAATTGGGATGTGGAGGCGTGGCATTTGCTTCTCGTTACAATCATTGTGTCCTAGATGGAGTAGCTGTACGTGAATTCCAGGCTAACATGGCTGCTCTAACACTGGGTAAAGATATGATGTTAATACCAAATCCCGATCGGACAATGTTTAGAGCACGAAACCCCCCTCTAATCAATCACCCTCACCATGAGTACTCAAAACCAATCCAATGCAAATCTAATGCCACATTTGTGCAACCTTCAATTTACGATCGAACTCACCTGATCCATTTACCACCACACCGCATTGCCAACATAAAGAAAGCCACCATGAGAGATGGAAAAAAGTTAAATTGCACCACCTTCCAAGCCGTGGCAGCAAAGATATGGAAGGCAAGGAGTGTTGCTTCGGGAATGGAGGATGAAAGGATTTCAACAATGTTGTTTCCTGTGGATTGTAGGAAAAGGGTGGTACCACAAGCACCGATTGGGTTTTCTGGAAATGCCCTAATTCCTGGATTTGCTCGGGTGAGCGTGAAGGAgttgaaggaagaagaagattatgTTCTTGTGGAGAAAGTGAAAGAAGGGCTGGAGAGATTGGATGATGAGTATGTGAGATCTAGTATAGATTGGTTGGAAGTGAACAAAGGGGTACCCTGTAGGGAAGATAGCTTCTCTCTGGTGGCATGGTGGAGATTAGGGTTAGAGGAAGATGAGTTTGTTTGGGGAAAATCCAAGTGCAACACTCCAGTGTCGCTTAAACCTGGTTTGGTGTATCTATTGCCAGGACTAACAGATGAGGGAGGGCTTAACATTTGCCTGGAACTGCCTAATGATCAAATTAGGGAGTTTCATAGGTTAATGATGGAAGGTTAA
- the LOC131314895 gene encoding uncharacterized protein LOC131314895, with translation MYADRVDTESGRSVKDRLNGSTIDDSGRRRQFTGKRQRQDDDRWEHDLYKDNDPQVSNRRIDTKDLRFKLQKKGILQAIHSGSGSVSAVRDLREKLSGSTYSLPVKSDPPKPKTKANPKPKPLLEGSRKSIIVEAPESETKKVASSIPRKKTQQTAESVDSFLQSLGLEKYSITFQAEEVDMTALVHMADEDLKALGIPMGPRKKILLALESKV, from the exons ATGTATGCTGATCGTGTGGACACTGAATCCGGTAGGTCTGTCAAGGACCGTCTTAATGGAAGCACCATAGACGATTCCGGTCGCCGGAGGCAATTTACCGGCAagag ACAGAGGCAAGATGATGACAGGTGGGAGCATGATCTTTATAAGGACAATGATCCTCAAGTTTCAA ATCGCAGAATTGATACTAAGGATCTTCGGTTTAAGCTCCAGAAGAAGGGCATCCTGCAAGCAATTCACAGTGGAAGTGGATCTGTTTCAGCTGTTAGAGATCTTCGCGAAAAGCTATCTGGTTCAACGTACTCGCTGCCAGTGAAGTCTGACCCCCCAAAGCCAAAGACAAAGGCAAATCCAAAGCCAAAACCTCTACTTGAGGGAAGTAGGAAAAGCATCATTGTTGAAGCCCCTGAATCAGAGACCAAAAAAGTTGCCAGCTCAATCCCTAGGAAAAAGACTCAGCAAACG GCTGAATCAGTTGATAGTTTCCTGCAGTCCCTTGGTCTCGAAAAGTACTCAATTACATTTCAAGCGGAGGAA GTTGATATGACGGCGCTTGTGCACATGGCCGATGAGGATCTGAAGGCTTTAGGGATACCAATG GGTCCAAGGAAGAAGATACTTTTGGCATTGGAATCTAAAGTCTGA